CACCCCGCAGACCGTCGATCTCGCTGCGCTCGCCGCCGCGTACGGCTGGGCGTATCGCCGGGTCGAGCATCGCGGAGAACTCGACCAGGCCCTCACCGCGCCGGATGCGCAACTCATCATCGAGGTCCCGCTGCCCCGCTGACCCCGTCCCGGTGGTCGAGCCGCTTCCCTGGTCGAGCCGTTCCCGCTGGTCGAGCTTGCCGAGACCCCGCGAGACTGCGCAACCGTCGACCTCGACTCGCCAAAAGATGCCCATGTTCATGCGTGGGATGGGCATCTTTGGCGAGTCGATCGAGGATGCCTGAGGTCGGGGACTTGATTGCTCGGGACTCGATTGCTCGGGGGCCTGCTTGCTTAGCGACTCGCCAAAAACGGCCCATGTGCTGGCCTGCCATGGGCATTTGCTGGCGAGTCGATGATTGCCCTGCAGTCTCCTCGGCGGTTGCAGTCATTGCCACGTGCGACTCGACGGTCAGTAGCATCGGCACATGAATGGTGCGCTCAAAGTCGAGCCAGGTTTCTCGCTCGCGGACATTGATCCCGGATCGACTCCGGGCTTCGACGGTGACAAGGCGGCTGGTGAGCAGGAGCTGAAGGATGGCACCGCCGAACTCGCCCAGTTGCAGGAGATGCTCTTTGCCGAGAGCCGCAGCGGTGGCACTCGCCGGGTGCTGCTGGTGCTGCAGGGCATGGACACCGCCGGCAAGGGCGGCATCATGCGGCACGTCGTTGGGGCGGTCGACCCGCAAGGCATCGACCACTACGCGTTCAAGGCGCCGAGCGACGAGGAGAAGAAGCACGACTTCCTCTGGCGGATCAAGCGGCAACTTCCGGGGCCGGGCATGATCGGCGTCTTCGACCGCTCGCACTACGAGGACGTGCTGATCCATCGCGTGCGACAGCTAACCCCGCTTCACGAGATCGAGCAGCGCTACGACCTGATCAACGCGTTCGAGTCGAAGGTTGCGGCATCCGAGACCAGGATCGTGAAGGTCATGCTGCACATCAGCGCCGACCAGCAGAAGAAACGCCTGAAGCAGCGGCTGGACAATCCGGACAAGCACTGGAAGTACAACCCGGGCGACGTCGACGAGCGGCTGTTGTGGGACGACTACCAGCAGGCGTACCAGACCGCGCTCGAGCGCACCTCGACCGACACCGCGCCGTGGTACGTGGTTCCCGCGGATCACAAGTGGTACGCGCGCCTGGCTGTGCAGAACCTCCTGCTGGATGCGCTGCGCCAACTCGACCTCGACTGGCCCAAAGCCACCTTCAACGTACAAGCAGAGAAGGCGAGGCTCGCGGCGTCGTAACGGGAACCAGCTACGTGCGCGAGCGTCGCTAATCGAGGACGTCCTGCACCACGCCGCACAGAACAGCCAGTTCACCCGGCCTGTGCCGTAGATCCTTGGTTAGGAACAGCGGCAGGCCCGCTCGGGCGCTCCGGGCGACGGGGGTACGCGATTCCCACGCACTCCGCAGGACTTTCTGATGACACTCCGGCGCGCGAACCCGAACACGCCGAGTTCGCGCGAACAACTCCTGCGGAACGCAGGTAGCCCCGCGAACAACAGAGCCGCAATCGGATGGTTCGCGGGGTGTCGAGTTATGAGTGGCTGAGACGGCCACGCTTTTCGGCCGTCTCAGCCACTCATTGTTTGAGCTGAGGAGCGAACTATCCGATGGAGGCGGGTCTGGACCTACGCGAACGCCTCGACGATCGGCCGGAACTTCATTCGCGTCTCGGCGAGTTCGACCTCGGGGTCGGAGTCGGCGACGATGCCCGCGCCGGCGTAAGCCCGCACCGTCCCGTCACCGAACACCTGCGCGCCGCGCAACGCGATCGCCCACTCGCCGTCGCCGTCAGCGCCCACCCAGCCCACCGGTCCGGCGTACCGGCCGCGGTCGAACGGTTCGAGCTCTTCGATGACCGACAGTGCCGCCGGGGTCGGCGTGCCCGCGACCGCCGCGGTCGGATGCAGCGCCTGCAGGAGATCCAGTGAGGTGGCGCCGCCGCTGAGCTTGCCCTCGACGTCGGTGGCCAGGTGCCACAGGTTCGGCAGCTTCAGGGTGTACGGCACCTCGTCGCTGGTCACCGCCCGGCTGTGCGGTGCGAGCGAGCGCAGCACACTCTGCACCGCGAACCGGTGCTCATCCAGATCCTTGGTGGACGTGGCCAGTGCCGCCGCGGCATCCTCATCGCTGGCCTCATCGATGCCGCGTGCGGTGCTGCCGGCGAGCACCCGGGCGCTGACCGTGCCGTCCTGAACGCGGACGAGTGTCTCCGGGCTGGAGCCGATCAGGCCGTCGACGGCGTAAGTGTGCGTATCCGGGTACCCGAGGGCCAGGGCGGCGAGCACCCGGCGCAGGTCCGCGCCCGGCGGAAGCGTGCCGATCAGGTCGCGGGCGAGCACGACCTTGCTCACCTCGTGCCGGTCGATGCGGCCGACCGCCTCGGACACCAAGGTGGCGTAACCCTCGCCTGACAGCTCGCCGTCCGCGAACCGCACCTCGTATTCGTGGCCCCACGGACGCGCCTCGGGAATCGGCGCATCGCTGTCGACCCGGGTGACCCAGCAGACCCCGTCCCGCCGGCCGATCACCATCGAAGGCACGATCAGCACGCTTCGCGCGTCTGAGTGATCGCTGAAGCTGAAGGCGCCGAGCGCAATCAGCCCGCTGCCGGGCAGCCCCACCGGGTCGGTGACATCGGCGGCCAGGGCGACGGCCTTCCACGCGGCGGCGGCCTGCGCCATCCGATCCGGCCCGCTGAACTCCAGTCGCAGTGCTTCGCCGATGCCGACGACGCCCTGGCGGCGGCGCATGAAGACGAGCGGATGCTGCGGGTCCACCCGCGGAATCATCGGGGTGATGTCGGTGATCGTTTCGGACACCACAGTCAACGCGGGTGCTGGGGTGCTCGGGTCGCTCACCCGTCCAGCGTAGCCGGGGCAGAAACGCCGCCCAGATTAGCCAAGTAGCATGGGACGCGTGAGTAGAGCGGACATGAGCAAGGAGCCCTCCGAGGTTGCCAACATGTTCGACGATGTCGCCCACCGCTATGACCGCACCAACGCGGTGCTCTCCGTCGGCAACGCCGCACTGTGGCGCATCGCCACGGTCAAGGCGATCGACCCGAAACCGGGTGAGCGGGTTCTCGACATCGCAGCCGGCACCGGAACCAGCGCCGCCGCGATCGCCAAGTCGGGTGCGGATGTCGTTGCTCTCGACTTCTCGCGCGGCATGGTCGACGAAGGCAAGCGGCGGCATCCCGAGATCGAATTCATCGAGGGCAACGCCGAGGCACTGCCGTTTGCAGACGACACCTTCGACGCCGTGACGATTAGCTTCGGGCTGCGCAACGTGCAGCATCCGAAAACCGCCCTGGACGAGATGTACCGGGTACTGAAGCCCGGCGGCCGCGTCATCATCTGCGAGTTCAGTAAGCCCCCGGTGGCGATCGTGCGGGCGAGCTACACGGCGTACCTGAAGTGGATCATGCCGATGGTCGTGAACGTGACCAGCTCGAATTCGCCCGCCTACGGCTACCTCGCCGAGTCGATCGCCAACTGGCCAGACCAGGGCACGCTCAGCCAGTGGATCCGCGCAGCAGGATTCACCCGAGTCGCCTATCGCAACCTCACCGTCGGTGTTGTCGCCCTGCACCGCGGCCGCAAACCGACTGACGCGAAGATTCGCGAGTCAGTCGCCAAGCGCCGCAACGCGCTTCGCACCCCGCCCACCCGGCCCACAGAACAGGCCACCTGAGCAGATCGGCAATCGAGTGAACACGAGCGTTCCGCTGGCTCGTCGCAGCAACACCCTGAGCTCTTCGCTCGGACTGGGCGAGAAACTCTTCGCCTCGAGTCATGAGCGCCGGTTCGCCGACGCCATCGAGAAGGGGCTCGCCGTCGTTGAAGCGGGCCTGCTGGCGGAGATGTCGTTCGCCGACAACCTCGCCGATGTGACCGCGCGTTACCTGCTCGAGGCCGGCGGCAAGCGCGTGCGCCCGGTGCTCACGCTGCTCACCGCGCAGCTCGGCGACGGCAACACCGATGACGTCATCACGGCGGCCAAGGCGATCGAGATCACCCACCTCGCCTCGCTCTACCACGACGACGTCATGGACGACGCTCCCGTGCGCCGGGGAGTCCCCTCGGCGCAGACCAAGTGGGGCAACTCGGTGGCCATCCTCACGGGTGACCTGCTGTTCGCCCGCGCCAGCAAGCTGGTCGCCTCGCTTGGCTCGAACGCGATCGACGTGCAGGCCGACACCTTCGAGCGGCTCTGCCTCGGACAGCTGCACGAGACCATCGGCCCCCAGAATGACGAAGA
The Diaminobutyricimonas sp. LJ205 genome window above contains:
- a CDS encoding polyphosphate kinase 2 family protein; this encodes MNGALKVEPGFSLADIDPGSTPGFDGDKAAGEQELKDGTAELAQLQEMLFAESRSGGTRRVLLVLQGMDTAGKGGIMRHVVGAVDPQGIDHYAFKAPSDEEKKHDFLWRIKRQLPGPGMIGVFDRSHYEDVLIHRVRQLTPLHEIEQRYDLINAFESKVAASETRIVKVMLHISADQQKKRLKQRLDNPDKHWKYNPGDVDERLLWDDYQQAYQTALERTSTDTAPWYVVPADHKWYARLAVQNLLLDALRQLDLDWPKATFNVQAEKARLAAS
- a CDS encoding isochorismate synthase MenF, which translates into the protein MSDPSTPAPALTVVSETITDITPMIPRVDPQHPLVFMRRRQGVVGIGEALRLEFSGPDRMAQAAAAWKAVALAADVTDPVGLPGSGLIALGAFSFSDHSDARSVLIVPSMVIGRRDGVCWVTRVDSDAPIPEARPWGHEYEVRFADGELSGEGYATLVSEAVGRIDRHEVSKVVLARDLIGTLPPGADLRRVLAALALGYPDTHTYAVDGLIGSSPETLVRVQDGTVSARVLAGSTARGIDEASDEDAAAALATSTKDLDEHRFAVQSVLRSLAPHSRAVTSDEVPYTLKLPNLWHLATDVEGKLSGGATSLDLLQALHPTAAVAGTPTPAALSVIEELEPFDRGRYAGPVGWVGADGDGEWAIALRGAQVFGDGTVRAYAGAGIVADSDPEVELAETRMKFRPIVEAFA
- the ubiE gene encoding bifunctional demethylmenaquinone methyltransferase/2-methoxy-6-polyprenyl-1,4-benzoquinol methylase UbiE, coding for MSKEPSEVANMFDDVAHRYDRTNAVLSVGNAALWRIATVKAIDPKPGERVLDIAAGTGTSAAAIAKSGADVVALDFSRGMVDEGKRRHPEIEFIEGNAEALPFADDTFDAVTISFGLRNVQHPKTALDEMYRVLKPGGRVIICEFSKPPVAIVRASYTAYLKWIMPMVVNVTSSNSPAYGYLAESIANWPDQGTLSQWIRAAGFTRVAYRNLTVGVVALHRGRKPTDAKIRESVAKRRNALRTPPTRPTEQAT
- a CDS encoding polyprenyl synthetase family protein produces the protein MNTSVPLARRSNTLSSSLGLGEKLFASSHERRFADAIEKGLAVVEAGLLAEMSFADNLADVTARYLLEAGGKRVRPVLTLLTAQLGDGNTDDVITAAKAIEITHLASLYHDDVMDDAPVRRGVPSAQTKWGNSVAILTGDLLFARASKLVASLGSNAIDVQADTFERLCLGQLHETIGPQNDEDAIRHYLQVLADKTGSLIAAAGHVGVLYSNAPREYVEPVKTYGEKVGVAFQLIDDVIDLAPKDDNTGKDAGTDLRAGVSTLPLLYLTEQAKTDAAAAALLDRISSAVRDGDDAAAGAVIAELREHPVTRQTLDEAHRWADEAVAALEPLPEGPVKKALTRFAEVIVERSS